From one Malus sylvestris chromosome 1, drMalSylv7.2, whole genome shotgun sequence genomic stretch:
- the LOC126592956 gene encoding protein LPA2-like, with translation MALIQCPSSSLTTKPYHHHLPHTPPLLHFSTRTHFTVKSQTPSEPSKPAADATQVPPKKPTSAGTGFGPPPPSSAKPNSAAEKKKGRAAVIRRSPVEKPLLYSEEDEAKAKEMGTNESAFVLAWLGLGGVILAQGLLLAASGFLPEEWDKFFVKYLYPSFTPTVGLFVAGSVVYGVVKYLQNEELKGQK, from the exons ATGGCGTTAATTCAGTGTCCCTCATCATCTCTCACCACCAAGCCCTATCATCATCACCTTCCTCACACTCCTCCGCTGCTTCACTTTTCAACCAGAACCCACTTCACAGTGAAGTCCCAGACCCCATCGGAGCCGTCCAAACCCGCCGCAGATGCCACCCAGGTCCCACCCAAGAAACCCACCTCAGCCGGGACAGGCTTCGGcccgcctcctccttcttcgGCCAAGCCGAATTCCGCCGCTGAGAAGAAGAAAGGGAGGGCGGCGGTGATTCGGAGGTCGCCGGTGGAAAAGCCCCTGCTTTATTCTGAAGAAGATGAGGCTAAGGCCAAGGAGATGGGAACAAATGAGAGCGCTTTTGTTCTTGCTTGGTTGGGGCTCGGCGGCGTCATCCTAGCCCAAGGCCTTCTTCTCGCGGCTTCGG GCTTCCTGCCAGAAGAGTGGGACAAGTTCTTTGTGAAGTATTTATATCCATCTTTTACACCAACAGTCGGCTTGTTTGTTGCTGGAAGTGTTGTGTATGGAGTGGTGAAGTATCTGCAGAATGAGGAACTTAAAGGTCAGAAATGA
- the LOC126627992 gene encoding protein EXORDIUM-like 3, whose product MPQHRRTGWLSQPPAPVLLLLTVLTFFLSANPAIAWRPWPHLKHNTSDLRFGDNKKFEGSSDFVKLRYHMGPVLTANITVHTIWYGTWQPRQKKIIREFINSISAAGSKRPSVAGWWRTVQLYTDQTGANISRTVQLGAGKNDRFYSHGKTLTRLSIQSVIKSAVTAKTRPLPVNPQSGLYLLLTSDDVYVQDFCKQVCGFHYFTFPSLVGYTLPYAWIGNSAKLCPGTCAYPFAVPDYIPGLKPLKSPNGDVGVEGMISVIAHEIAELASNPLVNAWYAGQDPSFPVEIADLCEGIYGTGGGGSYTGQLMDDHDGATYNMNGIRRKFLVQWVWSHILNYCTGPNALDQ is encoded by the coding sequence atgccCCAGCACCGCCGTACCGGCTGGCTTTCTCAGCCACCGGCTCCGGTGCTCCTTCTCCTCACGGTACTCACCTTCTTCCTCTCCGCCAACCCAGCCATTGCATGGCGCCCCTGGCCCCACCTCAAACACAACACCTCCGACCTCCGCTTCGGAGACAACAAAAAATTCGAAGGCTCCTCCGATTTCGTCAAGTTGCGCTACCACATGGGCCCTGTACTAACCGCCAACATAACCGTCCACACAATATGGTACGGCACGTGGCAGCCGCGCCAGAAGAAGATCATCCGCGAGTTCATCAACTCCATCTCTGCCGCCGGCTCCAAGCGCCCCTCCGTCGCCGGTTGGTGGAGGACCGTACAGCTTTACACCGACCAGACCGGCGCGAACATCTCGCGCACGGTCCAGCTCGGCGCCGGGAAAAACGACCGGTTTTACTCTCACGGTAAAACCCTGACGCGCCTCTCCATACAGTCCGTGATCAAAAGCGCCGTAACGGCTAAAACGAGGCCGTTACCCGTCAATCCACAGAGTGGGCTCTACCTCCTGCTCACATCTGATGACGTGTACGTCCAGGATTTCTGCAAACAGGTCTGTGGATTCCACTACTTTACTTTCCCCTCCCTCGTCGGATACACGCTGCCGTACGCGTGGATTGGAAACTCGGCCAAATTGTGTCCAGGTACGTGCGCCTACCCGTTCGCCGTACCCGATTATATCCCGGGGTTAAAGCCGCTAAAGTCACCTAACGGTGACGTGGGAGTTGAAGGGATGATAAGCGTTATCGCGCACGAGATTGCTGAGCTGGCGAGTAACCCGTTAGTGAACGCCTGGTACGCGGGTCAGGACCCGAGTTTTCCGGTCGAGATTGCTGATCTCTGCGAGGGAATCTACGGTACGGGAGGGGGCGGGTCGTACACGGGTCAGCTGATGGACGATCACGATGGTGCCACGTATAATATGAATGGGATCCGACGGAAGTTCTTGGTTCAGTGGGTTTGGAGCCACATTTTAAATTACTGTACCGGACCTAATGCACTCGATCAGTAA